The following proteins are encoded in a genomic region of Apodemus sylvaticus chromosome 21, mApoSyl1.1, whole genome shotgun sequence:
- the LOC127672109 gene encoding 39S ribosomal protein L15, mitochondrial-like, translating to MRYCSLTQLVNGRGVTIQPLKSDYGVQLVEEGADTFQAKVKIEVQIASELAEKNSGVVITAFYDPRSLEILCKPVPFFLRGQPIPKRMLPQEKLVSYYNNARNRGYLADPAKFTEARLELAMNYGYVLPDIMNDKLFRMLSTRKDPRQIFFGLAPGWVVNMADKKILKPTDEDLLKYSS from the coding sequence ATGAGATACTGTAGCTTAACCCAGCTTGTGAATGGGAGAGGCGTGACCATCCAGCCACTTAAAAGTGATTATGGGGTCCAGCTGGTTGAAGAGGGTGCTGATACTTTTCAAGCAAAAGTTAAAATTGAAGTGCAGATTGCTTCAGAATTAGCTGAAAAAAACAGCGGTGTTGTTATTACAGCCTTCTATGACCCACGAAGTCTAGAAATTCTGTGCAAGCCCGTTCCGTTCTTTCTGCGGGGACAACCCATTCCTAAAAGGATGCTCCCTCAGGAGAAGTTGGTGTCCTACTACAACAATGCAAGAAACCGGGGCTACCTGGCTGACCCTGCCAAGTTTACTGAAGCAAGACTTGAACTCGCCATGAACTATGGCTACGTGCTTCCCGACATCATGAATGATAAGCTTTTCAGGATGCTCAGCACACGGAAGGACCCGAGGCAGATTTTCTTTGGGCTTGCCCCTGGTTGGGTAGTGAATATGGCAGATAAGAAAATTCTAAAGCCTACAGATGAGGACCTCCTCAAGTACAGCTCCTGA